In one window of bacterium DNA:
- a CDS encoding DegT/DnrJ/EryC1/StrS family aminotransferase — MPRKKVLISPENLDLKQLELPTDQDASGRSLGEEEVELLIGAVQSGVLTATKGSYVRSLERGFAGRLGVEFATACSSGTAAIHAAVAAVDPEPGDEIISSPITDMGAIAPILYQGAVPVFADVEPTGLTVTASSIEACISERTRAIIVTHLFGKPCAMREILELARARRVPVIEDCAQAYLAESGGRIVGTLGAIGCFSLQQGKHITTGEGGLVVTNDEALGRRIRLFVNKGWDYGGPQPDHGFLALNYRMSELQGAVGVAQLAKLDSVTESRIASAKRLSELLSKNKGLETPAEEPAATHSYWRYLLGVNGDRIPGGAPALAEELGRRGVSSSPNYIGRPAFQCGLFRDQKTFGQSRFPFSLARPEATDYSPERYPGTFEGLARALVLPWNERLGAEHVDHIGRSIQEAISMLGKDSE, encoded by the coding sequence ATGCCCAGAAAAAAAGTTCTGATATCTCCTGAGAACCTCGACTTGAAGCAACTCGAGCTACCCACCGATCAAGACGCTTCCGGTCGTTCCCTAGGCGAGGAGGAAGTCGAGCTCCTGATCGGAGCGGTTCAGTCGGGCGTGCTGACGGCCACCAAAGGGTCCTACGTGCGTAGCCTGGAGCGGGGTTTCGCCGGCCGACTCGGCGTCGAGTTCGCTACCGCCTGTTCCTCGGGAACGGCGGCCATCCACGCGGCCGTTGCGGCGGTCGATCCAGAGCCCGGCGACGAGATCATTAGCTCCCCGATCACCGACATGGGCGCCATCGCGCCGATTCTTTATCAAGGGGCGGTCCCGGTCTTTGCCGACGTCGAGCCGACTGGACTCACAGTAACGGCTTCCTCAATAGAGGCGTGTATCAGCGAACGCACTCGGGCGATCATCGTGACCCACCTTTTCGGAAAACCCTGCGCCATGCGAGAGATTCTCGAGTTGGCAAGGGCTCGACGAGTGCCGGTGATTGAAGATTGCGCGCAGGCCTACCTCGCCGAAAGCGGTGGTCGAATAGTGGGAACTCTGGGCGCGATCGGCTGCTTCAGCCTTCAGCAAGGTAAACACATTACGACCGGTGAGGGCGGGCTCGTGGTGACCAATGACGAGGCTTTAGGCCGCCGAATACGCCTCTTTGTCAACAAGGGCTGGGACTATGGAGGCCCCCAACCGGACCATGGTTTTCTGGCCCTCAACTATAGAATGTCCGAGCTGCAGGGGGCCGTTGGAGTCGCCCAGCTGGCCAAGCTGGACTCAGTAACCGAAAGCCGAATCGCATCGGCGAAGAGATTGTCCGAACTGTTGTCGAAAAACAAGGGGCTCGAGACGCCGGCGGAAGAACCCGCCGCGACGCATTCCTATTGGCGCTACCTCCTTGGGGTCAACGGAGATCGGATTCCCGGAGGCGCGCCGGCCTTGGCGGAAGAGCTAGGTCGAAGGGGCGTTTCATCCTCGCCGAACTACATTGGTCGTCCGGCGTTCCAATGCGGGCTCTTCCGTGACCAGAAGACCTTTGGACAGAGCCGTTTCCCCTTCTCTCTTGCTCGGCCCGAAGCAACGGATTACTCCCCAGAAAGATACCCGGGAACCTTCGAGGGGCTGGCGAGAGCTCTCGTCCTGCCCTGGAACGAACGCCTCGGAGCCGAACACGTCGATCACATTGGCCGCTCGATTCAAGAGGCGATATCCATGCTGGGCAAGGACTCCGAATGA